AAAGCAATGGTTTATTGACGGGGAATTGAACAATCACAAATTAAAGATAGTTTATTTAATAATTGAATTGGGCTTGATCAGACAGTACTGCCATCATTTAATTTATTTAAGTGAGGATATGGCGTGGGAGTTAGTGCTTCACTTTCAACATTTATGGTGAATTGAACATTAGCTGAAATGCCACAGCAAGCAAAAATTTATCTTGAAAATGTACAAGATAAATTAACAGCATGAAAGCAGCGTTTATCAAATACAAATAATTTATTATTATTTCCGTTTGGTTCTGACCAATTACCAATTTATGATTATTTGCAACAATGGATGGACGAGTTGAATAAAATTGATCAAGAACATGAATGAATTTTAGCAACATATGACGAATATTTTGATGCTGTTTTAGCACAAAAAAATTTATTGCTTCCAACAATAACAGGGGAGCTTCGATACGGGCAATTCTCTCGAGCACATAAAACAATTACTTCATCACGATATGATATTAAACAATTATCAAAGCAATTGGAAACATTAATTTATCGCGAAGTAGAACCATTGGCAGTTATTTATCAACATCTAGGTGGTGAATATCCCTTTAATATTATTCAAAATAGTTTAAAAAAATTATTATCTTCACAAGCGCATGACTCGTTAGGGGGATGTAATACTGATCTTACTAATAATACTATTTTAACTAGATTACAAATGGGGATTGATACAATGGAAAGTTTGATTACATTAATGAAAAAACGAATTCAAACTGAAGTAGGGTTAAAACCAAATGATGTGTTAATTTTTAATTTAGCTCCTTATGCTCGTAAACAAACTAAACGTATGAAGATTTTTACAAAAAAGCCAAGTTTTATTATTAAAGTTAGAGACAAAAAACTTGATTTTGTTGTTTTAAATCAAGAAAAAATTAATAAACAAACTTTTACAAAAATAAGTTGTCTTAATCAAGCAGAAATGACGGAACCGGTTGTTGGTGAAGAGATTACTTATTGAACTGAAATTTTAATAACAATTCCAAAAATAAATGGTCTTTCATATCAAATTATAACAATTTCTGAACAAGAATATTGTTATCAACTTCGTAGTACGCAGGAAAATAGTATTGAAAACAATTACTATAAGATCACAATTAATTTAAAAACAGGTATTTTAGATATCTTTGATAAAAAACACCAGAAAAATTATTATCAAGCAATAGCGTTGGTTGCTACTTTTAATGCGGGTGATACTTATGATTATTCCCCGTCATTAAAAAATGAAGGTCAAACAAATATTTTTAAAAAGGCGATTGTTAATACTTTTTTATTAGGGAAAGATTGCGCAAAATTAGTTATTAATTATGAATATGATGTTCCAATTGCTTTGGATAGTGATGAATATGTTGTTCAGAATCTAACATTTGAAGTTTTGTTAAATCAAACGTTAATTGATTTAAATTTAACAATGTTTAATCAAGCAGCAGATATTAAATGAGAAATAATCTTTAATACTAATTGTGAAAATGTTGTTAGTTATGCAGATACAGCATTTGGGACAATTAAAAGAAAGCCATCTGATTATCAGAATGTTTTAAAACGTTGAGAACAAGAAAAATGACATGATTATCCAATTGATATTGAAGCAATGGAGAATGTTTGTTATGTTAAAAACCAGAATAATTTTTTTAGTGTTTATACAATGGGAAATAACGAATATCAATTAAAAGGGGATAAGCATCAGTATTTAAGTGTTACTTTGTTTTATGGTTCATCTTATATTGGAAGAAGATATTTAAAATATCGTCCTGGTCGTGCAAGTGGTGTTGATGACTATCCTTGTTCAACACCATTAGCTAATTTACAAAAAGAATTATCATTTAGGTTACGATTAAATATGACTGATGATATTAATGTTGTTCGGAATGCTAAAGAATGAACAGAACATTTATCATATTATCAAAAACAAACAATTAACCAATTTCATTGGAAAGGTGATACCTTTGTGATGACAAAAAATAAATTAAGTCATTTCCCAAAAGAATATGTTGCTCCAATTGCTAATTTAGTGTTAGAACCAGGGTTAGTTGTTAGTGCTGTTAAAAAAGCAGAAAAAAATGATGCATTTGTAATTCGGTTATATAATTCAACTGAAAAAGAAATTATTTTTCCATTACCAAATAATTTTTATGAAGTTAATTTATTAGAAGAATTATTAACAGATTATCATTCTGATATAATTAAACCAAACGAAGTTAAAACATATTTGATTAAGGAATAAAGTTTTTAGTAAACTTTATTCTTTTTACTTTATTATAAAAATAATTTTTATAATTTTATTTTTATTGCAAATTATTTGATAAAAATCACGAAAGTTGTTTTTTTTTTTTTTTTTTTTTGTCACAATTAAATTATAAAAATGATGGCAATAAAAATGAAGGTAGCAGAATATTGTATGAAAAAATTAATCAAAATATCAATAAAACTAAAGTCAATGCTTTTAAGTTTAATTTTTAGTACAATAATAATCTTTCCTAACATAGTTATTATCAACAATGTTTCGCCTTATTATGTAAATAATTTTGAAATTAATCAAAATTTTAATCAAAATATTACTAGTAATATAAACCAATTTATGTATTCTGGTGAAATATTAGGGTATTTTATTTACAAATCGTCAAATATTAGTGAAAATGAAACGGTTGAAAAATTAGAAGAAAATATTATTAAAAACAAAACCATAATTTATTCTATGGCAGGTAATACAGATAATGTTACAATGCAGAATACGGTTGCTTTTGAGACATCATTAATGGCATCAATTGTGAATATTAGTATTTATGGGATGACTAGTTGATCAGAGTTTTTTGCTGAAGCTTATTCAAAGTGAACAACAACGCCAACTGAAATGAAAAATAAGAGTTGAGAAATTTTAAATAACTTTTTTATTATCGTTTATCCAAAACTAAATCAACAATATTTTGGATCACGAGATATGACATGACAAAATATTTTAAATTTTATTAATAATTATGTTAAAACGAATCCTATAATTTATGATACAGAATTAGCAGTTAAACCAACAAATGCTGTTAATTTGAAATATGATGGCTTATTTGGTTTTCAACAAATTATTTCTAATAATGCAATAGAAAGGAATAATTATACTTTTAATGCTTTTAAAACAGCTTTAATAGAATGACAAAATAATAATGATGGTAATAGTTTATTTAGTCATCATATAATTAATCAATATATTATTAATTATAATAACAATAATTTAAGTAATAATCTAGCAATGATGATGAATGATTCATATACTAAAGCATCAGATGAATCAATTAATAAATATAACACTTTGGTAAGTAAACTTCGAACAAAATATTATTCATCTTTTGAAAATTTAGATCAAACCTTAAAACAACTTACTAATTTGTCCCAGAAAAATACGACAGATGTTAGTAGCATTATGTTAAAAGATGCTATTGATGCAATGGGAAATCATTATAATTGAGCAGACAATAAAACAATCGCTTTTGCTGAACAAATTCTAAATTTATTTAATTTAACAAGTTATATAACAGATAACAATTTTAAATATTATTTAAGGGCTTTTATTTTTACACCAGATTATCCAATCAGAGGCCAACTCGAAAATACACTGGGAGTTACTGCAACATATGGACAAGTTATAGGCAATGATTATTTTCAATATTTTCTTTCAGTAGAATTTTCAACTGTCATCTTTACAGGTCTGGCATTTAATCAAAATAATATTGGTGATATTAATCTTGATTATAAAAGTGGTTGATGAAGTTCACCAAGCATTTTTGCTACGTTAAATCATGAAATGGGGCACGTAATTGATGGTTATCATGGAACAGAAGCTGAATATCGAGCAGATTTAAAGAACAATTTTAATAATTATATGAAACAGCAAAAATTAGATAATTTTTATAATGGTAAGATTTTTGGATATCATCAAATTGAAAGTGAAACAACCAAGAATTTAAAATTAATTTTAATAATAATTTTTACTGTTATTGCTTTTCCAATTTTAATTGTAAGTATTATTTTTTTATCAAAAAAAATTAAGAAGAGACATTAGTTGTTTATGAAACTCAAAGTAATTGGGATTATTAGTTGGATGGTTAATTATGGTAGTAATATTAATTTAGTTTAAAAAAATAGGTAACAAACCTATTTTTTTATTAATTGTAATTTGATAAAATCAGTTTTGCCTTTAAGCAATTGACTTTTTTCTTTTGCTGTTATGATAATATAAATCAAGTGTTCTTTTTCTAAATTAATATCTATAAATGTATCTTTGATATCTTTAGTTTTAAAAATATTATATGTATAATCATTAGTTGGTGTAGCATATGGTTGAACTTTTTTGACTGCTTTATCAATGACTGCTTTATCAGGTTGATCTAATAATATTTTTATTTCTTTTCTATTTACTTTTGTAACATCAAAAACATCATTAAGGTTTTTATCTTCAATATTATCACTATTAATTATTAATGGGTTAATTTCATTAATATTAGAAATATCTTTTATTTCTGGTAAATTATTACAACTAACAATATTTGTAGTACTACCACAAATTACTGTTAAAATACTTACTAAACTTAATATCTTTTTCATTATTTTTATTTCCTTTCTAATAACAAATTATAAAATCTTTAGTTTTTACAATAGTCTTAAATGTTAAATATCCTTCTCAAGTTTTTAGTTCTAAACTCGTAATAGTTATTGCATATTCTCAAGTTTTTGTAATTGTTATTTTTGTAGGATATAGTGGTCTTTGTTTGGGACAACTACCAGAAGTATTAATTAATTTTTTTTCCATGTCATTTGACCAGTAGTCAAAATCTTTTGGATTTGTATTATCATATAGTGTTCTGTTTATGTTACTAATGATACGATGTGCTATATTAATATTTTCAATAGTATTTCATCTTTTTGTATTCATAATCTTGTTAAAGAAGTCTTCTCTAATTTCATATGTTATGTTTCCAACAAGATATGAATTAAACTGTTCTATATTTTTAATAAATGTTTGATTATTTACTACATAAGAAAAACCGTTATTATTGGTGTTAAAATTAATTTCAACTTTATACTTTTCAGTAATTTTTCTATATTCTCCATTTATCGATGATTTTTGTCATAAATATTGAATTTTAGCATTATCTTTAATTTGATGCTCACTAAATAATCGCTTTCCTGGAAATTTTTGCGGGTTTGCTAAAATAATTTTATTTAGAAGATTAACGATTTCTGTTTTATTTAAATGTCTTTTTGATTTATCAAAATCAAATTTTCCTTCCATATCAAATGAATAAGCATCTGGGAAGATTTTAATTTTTCCTGTTAATTCAATTATTCGTGATTCAGAATTAATAACAATATTAACATTATTTTTAATTCGTAAAACAATGTTAATATTTTTATAAACATAATCATTTCAATGTTTAGCATTGAGATTACCTTGTAAGTATTGAGGCATAATATTTTCATAATTATTATCTAATAATGCAATGTTAATATCATTTAAAGTAAAATGATAGTCTAATAATAATTTGTTTAATTTATTAAGAATATTTTGTTTTGCCTGAATAATTAAATCCATAATATTTTTCGCACTGTTATTTTGATATTCTAAATTATCAATAGCTAAGTTTTTTCCTAAAAAGTAAACGATACTATTAGTTGTTACTACTTTACTTATAATTCCAACAGTGAAGGTAAAACTTGATCCAGGTAAAAAAATACTATTATTTTCTCAATTATCATTAGTACTTATTTTTATTTGAATAATTCTTGTAAATGTTGTTATTTTTGGAACAAATTCTGTGAAATCAACTTTATTAATATTAATTCCATTAATTGTAATTTGAATACTTGGCATACTTAAGATAAATTTATTAAAAAAGTAAATGGGGAGAATATTATTTTTACTATCTCCTTGTACATCTTTGCTCATTAAATCTTTGTTTAAAGCACTAATGATTTGTGTATAAATTTCATCACTGTCTTGATAATTATTAAAATTAATAGGAACTTTAAAATCTGGTTCTGTTATATCATTATGATAATATTTTTGTAATGTTGATAAGTCTATAATTTTACTAGTTCCATTTTTAATTTGAGGAACTAATGTCTGATTTGTATTATTAGTTTTTAAATTAACAATTTGTGTTGAAGCAATTGTTAAAGTCGCTGTTAATAAAACAGCTAGTAAGTGCTTCATACTGAAAGACCTTTTTCTATTTAGAGCCTCCTATTTTAATTTTATCATATTTTTAATAAATTCATATGTTTTAAATTTATATATTTAATTAAAAAAGGGATAATTGTTGTTATCTCAAATAAAATTTATTGTTAAAAGTTCCAATTATTTCTTACCATCCGAAAACCCAACCTTAGGATATCCTCTTTTTTTTTTTTTTTTTTTTTTAAATACAATTAAAGTATAAATCTTTTTTTTTTTTTTTTGTAAAAGGGGGATCAAAAATGAAAAATTGTTAACAGTTTTAACAAGTGTTAGTTTATTGGTACCAACGGTTAATATAATTATTAGTTGCAATAGCAGACCAAAGTATGTTCCTGATGATGAGGATGATGCTGGACAAGGAGTAAACGATGTTGAAATTATCAATAAAATTATGACCAAGGTATGAGAACGTTTTAAAGCATGATGAGATAAAAAAGCAACAATTGATATTAACATTTATCCTGATCAAATTACAAAATTTCAAGAATTAGTTACTCTTTTGAAAACAAATGATGGTGAAGTTTTAACTGGCAATGCAATTAATCAATATCGTTTTCTTGACCAATTAGTGACGGGATTTAAAGCAGAGTTTGACAATTTGAATCGTGAAATTGCCAATGAATATTCTAATTTTTATATGGAAACTGTACCATTATCTGTAGAGCCAGATGATATTGCGTTTACGTTAAGTCATATTAATTTTGATAATTTGGCAAAATTAATGACTGTTAATGACAAGAGTATTATGGGAATTACAATTAAGTTTAAGATTTCATATCAAATTAAATTTAAAGATCTTGAACAGCGTGATAGTACTGAAGGTTTCGTTGTCATTTGTAATGATGTTGAAGCTTTAAGTGGCATTCAAAAAAACCTTGAAAACTATTTTATTGCTTTTATTGATGAGCTTTTTAAGAAGGAAAACTATCAAGTGATTGATAAAGTAAATCGTAGTTATAATAATATTGATTCATCAAATACTATTTGACCAGTTATTATAAAAGAATTAACAGAAAGAGGGATTTTATTTAAGGGATGATGCGTTTGAAGTTCTTTTTATAGTACTATGATTCTTACAGATGAGTTCTTCAAAGCCGATTCGGTCTTAAAATGAGCTGGTGAAGGTTACGATCCTAAAAAATTAACATCAGAAAAATTTCTGCAATTTTATAAAAATAAGTATTTTAATGCAAGAACTTTACCAGATTATTATGTGAAAGGAAATATTGCTTCTTTTGATCCAAGTAGTTTAACAATTGAAAATTTACCATTTAACAATAAGAAACCATATAAAAGTTTAAAAACACCAATTAAAGTATTAATTGCAAAAGAATATGTTAATCAGGATTTAACTCAATTTGCTGAAATAACAATGAAGTTATGACAATATTATCAAATTGAAACATATAATGATAAGCTTGTTTTTAAAGTAAACCAAGATGATTTTGATAATTTAATTAAAGTAACTGCTTCTTTTTCAGAAGATAAAAGTATTAGTGCTAATTTATCACCAGTTTTTAGAAAAGTGTTTAATATATTTAAAGGTACATTAAGTTCAACGACAAATTGAAATACAAACATTTATTTTCCTACTTATATTGTTGAAAAACAAAAAGTTAATTTAGTAAAAGATCAAAAATCATTTGCTTTTCAATTGTTTAGAAAACAGGCTAAAAGTGGCTATTATCTACCAATGGATATTAACTTTAGTTATAATAGTTTTGCTTATAGTTTTTTCTTTAAACCAAATGCGAATGAAACAAATACCGATAAGGGTGATGAATTTTTACAGACAATTGAATTTAAAGTTGTTTAATTTTATTTATGGAATAATTAATTTTTTAATATTAAATTATTTTTATATATGTAAGGTACCACACACATTTAAGACCAGTTAGTCTTTTAAATCTTTTAACACAGCTTCTGCCGGTGTTAAAAGATTTATACTTTTATGGCGTCGAACTTTGTTATAATAATCTAGAAAGATTACAATTTGTTTTCGAATATCATCAATATCTTTAAGATATCTTGGTAAATATTCAAAAAACTTATTTCAATTACGATGAAATCTTTCAATTTTCCCATTTGACTGTGGGGAACGGACAGGAGTTGTTTGATGGACAACTCCTTTTTTATTTACTGCTTTAGTAAACTCACTTTTATGATGTGCATAATTTGTTCGATGATTATAAACATATTCAATCCCGTTATCTGTCCGAATTCTTTTCATTTTAATACCTATCTTATCAAATTCAAAATAAGCTTTTTGAAAAAGTCCTGCCGCAATATCTTGTGTTTTATTTTCCGTTATATAAGCTACTGCATACCGAGATTTGTCATCAATATAATCAAAAATATACAAATCTCTTTTATAACCTGTCATATTTTTAGTTAATACTTTAACATCATGTGGGATATGCCCTAATTCATGCATTTCATAATGTTTATAAAATCTCTTTTTCCGTTTATTTTTAAAATATTGATTAAATGTTTTATCTCATTTCATTAATGTTTTAATATTATGTCTAATCGGCTTATTTTGATATGTAAAATAATTTGCCAATGTTAAATTATAAAACTCATAAATTCCTGTGCCATAATTTTCCCGATAATTTTTAATCATTTGTGCCACTTTCATTTTATAAGATTTATCATAAACATAATAAATAGTTTTTGGTTGTGTTGAATGTTTTTTAAATCACTCAAAACTATAAGAATTTTTTAAAAACTCTTTAATTTTGTTTGATCAATTGTAAAATGTTTGTTTTTCTCTATAAAATAATTTAATTAACTGATTTAATGAATGGGTTTTAAGATAATATTTATGACATAAATTAAAATAATTCGATAAATTATTATAAATATAATTTGTTTCCTTAGTTGCTGCAACTTGCCCATATCATTTTTTAAAACCACGATGTAATTTATATAATTCATTTTCACTAATAATACTTACTATCATTTTAAACCTCCTAATTTAATTTTAAAGATTTAGGTGGTCTTAAATGTGTATGGTTTTTACAATTCTTCTAGTAAATAATATTTACTTTTATTAAAAAAAGAGTATAATATGTTTTGTATTTATTAAATTAGATAGAAAATATATGAGGACTATGATGCTACAGCAATTAAAGAAATCAATTATATTAGCCGATATTTTAAGTTTTACCTTTGGCTTTTTAGGTGTTACGTTTGGAATATTAAGTGTTTTAGCGTTAGAACCATTTTGAAGTATGGATAGTACTGTCCGTGATCATCAATCATTTGCTTTAACAGCCACAACAATTTGTTGTGATTTTTTAAGTGTTTTAAGTGCAATGATTGCTTATTATTATGGAGTAAAATTGTATAAAATAACTAAAAATGAAGACCGTTGTGATAAACCAGAAGTATTAAAATGTGAACGTTATTCATTTTGTTGTGATTTTTGAAGCTTTATTTTTGGGATTGTTGGTTTAATTTTTGGGATTACTAGTTTTATAACATTATTTCCAGGTTTTTTAAATGAATATACATCATGATGAACAACAATAACTTCTGTTTGTTTTGATAGTGTGTCATGTGCTTTTGTGGGAGTAGCGATAGGATATTTTTGCAAAGGAATTAAATTGTCATAATTTAATTTAAAAACTATTTTTTTCATAATTATTTAGTTTATAATAATAATAATAATAATAATAATTATGAAAATTTTAACTAAAATAAAATAATTAAAAAAGTATTTAGTTTTTACTGATACTTGATTTAATAGTCGTTAAAAAGCAATAATTCTTAATTGCATAAACATTGATTAATATGATGATAGACTTGATTTAATTGTATTTTATAAGAGTGCTACAGTTTAGTTTTATTCTTATGGTTGTTAGCACGCAAGTTCAGCAAGTGTTTAAGTGGGGCATTATCCAAATGTTTAATGCTGCTTTACATCATTATGTGCTTGTTCAATAAACAACTAATAATAAAAATAATTATCCTGATCAAATGGTGAAAATACAGGGGCCTAATATTAATAGTTTAGTTGTAAATAAATCAATTAAAATATATTTTATCTTGTTAATAATTAATAAGGTTTAGTTTTTAAGTATGCAATTATAATTATTAAAAATTAATTAAGGAGGAAATCTATATGAAAAAAATTTTTAGATTATTAACTGCTTTTGTTTTAACAACAGTTAAGCAGTGTTACGGTAATTAGCTGTACAGTTCAAGATGTTCAGTTTGATTTAAATGATGCACTATTATTAATTGGAAAAGATATTGATACATCAAAAGCAATTGATGATGCTGAAAGTAATTTAGAATTTACAAATTATTATATTTTAGGGGATAGTTTAAGTGATTCTCACGGACTTGAAAAATTAATGAAAAAAGGCTTAGATGCTAATTTTAAATTGGGAACTGATGATAAAACCAAGTTAGACGATTATCAATATGGAAGTTTTAGTAATGGTAAGACGGCTGGGGTTTTATTAAATGATAAATTAGGTTTTAAGGACATTAATCCAGGGATTCCACACGATACAGATCCTACTAAGTTTGGTCGTAATTATGCGATTGCTGGGGCTACTGCTGCTGATGTTATTGGAATAGAAGGTTTTTTATTAAACCAAGTTACGATTGAGAAGCAAGCTCGTGCTTTAGTTAGCCAACATAAATTACGAGAAACTGATTTAGTTTTTATGGAAATTGGTGGAAATGATTTATTTCAATTAATTAAAACTCCTGATTCTCAAAAAGATGCAGAATTAATGAAACAAGGTGTTGAACGAATCCAAGAAGCACTATTTACATTGTTAAATAATGGGATTAGAAAAATTATTTTTTCTGATGCACCAAATGTTAGTTTAGTACCACGTTATGTTAATGGTGATGCTACGTTAAAACAACGGGCAAATGATTTTTCGACCCAATTTCATGGTCAGGTTAAAAATGTGATTGAAGTAGCTAATCGCTATTATAAGCATGCTGTTCGAAAATGAGGATATTATGATAATTTGCCAGTTTTAATGGAAGAATTTAAGGCTAAACATGCAAACGCTGAACTTAAGGTTAATTTTAATCTTTTAGATATAGATTTTAAAAATATTTTACAAACAGGTGTTTTACATGCAAAACGAAACTCTAATATTCCTGCTGATGCAGGTATTGATAATTATTTCTTTTTTGATGATTTTCATCCAACGCGTGAAGTTCATCAGTTAGCAATGGAACATTATTATGAGATAATAAAGGGATGAACGTAAGATAAAAAAGTTATCAGATATTGTAAAAAATAACGTGTCTTAAAAAAATGACAAAAAAATAATGTCATTTTTTTAATTTTTGTTTAATTAATTTTATGAGTTCTTTTATTAAATTTTAAAAACCACTTTCTTTTTATAATTATTTGGTTATAATAATGATAACTAAATTTGATGGGTTTATCTTATCTTTAAAAATAATTATATAAAATGAGAAGGAAAAATAAGATGTTAAGTAATCTTTCAAAGAAAATAAAATTTATTTGACTA
This genomic window from Spiroplasma sp. SV19 contains:
- a CDS encoding glycosyl hydrolase-related protein, with amino-acid sequence MKKWKIFFVPQTHWDKEWYFTKNVSDVFLIDNINKIIEIAERDENEFKSYVYDGQYSIIDDYLEYYPERAKIIDKLIKKQKLIVGPWYTQTDTFNAIGESIVRNLLLGITLSQKRGHYLQTAYIPDSFGFNANLPQIFAKFNLKAMVYWRGIEQSQIKDSLFNNWIGLDQTVLPSFNLFKWGYGVGVSASLSTFMVNWTLAEMPQQAKIYLENVQDKLTAWKQRLSNTNNLLLFPFGSDQLPIYDYLQQWMDELNKIDQEHEWILATYDEYFDAVLAQKNLLLPTITGELRYGQFSRAHKTITSSRYDIKQLSKQLETLIYREVEPLAVIYQHLGGEYPFNIIQNSLKKLLSSQAHDSLGGCNTDLTNNTILTRLQMGIDTMESLITLMKKRIQTEVGLKPNDVLIFNLAPYARKQTKRMKIFTKKPSFIIKVRDKKLDFVVLNQEKINKQTFTKISCLNQAEMTEPVVGEEITYWTEILITIPKINGLSYQIITISEQEYCYQLRSTQENSIENNYYKITINLKTGILDIFDKKHQKNYYQAIALVATFNAGDTYDYSPSLKNEGQTNIFKKAIVNTFLLGKDCAKLVINYEYDVPIALDSDEYVVQNLTFEVLLNQTLIDLNLTMFNQAADIKWEIIFNTNCENVVSYADTAFGTIKRKPSDYQNVLKRWEQEKWHDYPIDIEAMENVCYVKNQNNFFSVYTMGNNEYQLKGDKHQYLSVTLFYGSSYIGRRYLKYRPGRASGVDDYPCSTPLANLQKELSFRLRLNMTDDINVVRNAKEWTEHLSYYQKQTINQFHWKGDTFVMTKNKLSHFPKEYVAPIANLVLEPGLVVSAVKKAEKNDAFVIRLYNSTEKEIIFPLPNNFYEVNLLEELLTDYHSDIIKPNEVKTYLIKE
- a CDS encoding spiralin, with the protein product MKKILSLVSILTVICGSTTNIVSCNNLPEIKDISNINEINPLIINSDNIEDKNLNDVFDVTKVNRKEIKILLDQPDKAVIDKAVKKVQPYATPTNDYTYNIFKTKDIKDTFIDINLEKEHLIYIIITAKEKSQLLKGKTDFIKLQLIKK
- a CDS encoding integrase core domain-containing protein, with translation MIVSIISENELYKLHRGFKKWYGQVAATKETNYIYNNLSNYFNLCHKYYLKTHSLNQLIKLFYREKQTFYNWSNKIKEFLKNSYSFEWFKKHSTQPKTIYYVYDKSYKMKVAQMIKNYRENYGTGIYEFYNLTLANYFTYQNKPIRHNIKTLMKWDKTFNQYFKNKRKKRFYKHYEMHELGHIPHDVKVLTKNMTGYKRDLYIFDYIDDKSRYAVAYITENKTQDIAAGLFQKAYFEFDKIGIKMKRIRTDNGIEYVYNHRTNYAHHKSEFTKAVNKKGVVHQTTPVRSPQSNGKIERFHRNWNKFFEYLPRYLKDIDDIRKQIVIFLDYYNKVRRHKSINLLTPAEAVLKDLKD
- a CDS encoding SGNH/GDSL hydrolase family protein, with the protein product MKKGLDANFKLGTDDKTKLDDYQYGSFSNGKTAGVLLNDKLGFKDINPGIPHDTDPTKFGRNYAIAGATAADVIGIEGFLLNQVTIEKQARALVSQHKLRETDLVFMEIGGNDLFQLIKTPDSQKDAELMKQGVERIQEALFTLLNNGIRKIIFSDAPNVSLVPRYVNGDATLKQRANDFSTQFHGQVKNVIEVANRYYKHAVRKWGYYDNLPVLMEEFKAKHANAELKVNFNLLDIDFKNILQTGVLHAKRNSNIPADAGIDNYFFFDDFHPTREVHQLAMEHYYEIIKGWT